Proteins encoded within one genomic window of Acetonema longum DSM 6540:
- a CDS encoding HD-GYP domain-containing protein: protein MASVRREQYPYLQTHRIKTYPICQVRAGMQIGRAVTSPDGESVLAEGVTLTQGILEALTMWQIDCIEILEPIPVGEQIRTGIKPPKEIQTADDFTQIYDETITIMNRSFSLMRYFKQVPVQELKDLARTNLFPLIRNTGIVNLLFNMQRVDDYTFHHSVNVAAVAGLIGKWLKLPEGQQNELIQAGLLHDIGKSQIPLEILNKPGKLTEQEFREMQRHSEYGYAMIKDSEEVSTAVKQAVWQHHERMDGTGYPLGTGGEKIGLFGRIIAVADLYDALTSDRVYRRRMTPFEAMDLLMQERFNKVDTHICTVFLDQMRNFFIGNQVKLTDGREAEIVFMPPEATRPLVKTQDGAFIDLSRRRELDIVELLVFAS from the coding sequence GTGGCAAGTGTGCGCCGGGAGCAATATCCCTATTTGCAGACCCATCGGATTAAAACTTATCCTATCTGTCAGGTGAGAGCGGGTATGCAGATTGGCAGGGCGGTAACCTCTCCCGATGGGGAAAGTGTACTGGCGGAAGGTGTGACCCTCACCCAGGGTATTTTGGAAGCTTTGACCATGTGGCAGATTGATTGTATTGAAATACTGGAACCAATACCAGTGGGAGAGCAAATCCGAACGGGCATCAAGCCGCCGAAAGAAATCCAGACGGCAGATGACTTTACCCAGATTTATGATGAGACAATAACGATCATGAACCGGTCTTTTTCCCTGATGCGCTATTTTAAGCAGGTGCCGGTCCAGGAACTGAAAGATTTGGCGAGGACCAATCTCTTTCCTCTGATACGGAATACCGGAATTGTCAATTTACTGTTCAATATGCAGCGGGTTGATGATTATACGTTTCACCATAGTGTCAATGTGGCGGCTGTGGCCGGACTTATCGGCAAATGGCTGAAATTGCCGGAAGGACAGCAAAATGAGCTCATTCAGGCAGGTCTTTTGCACGATATTGGCAAATCTCAGATACCTCTTGAGATTTTAAATAAACCGGGCAAACTGACAGAGCAGGAATTTAGAGAAATGCAGAGACATTCTGAGTACGGCTATGCAATGATAAAAGACTCGGAAGAAGTTTCAACGGCGGTGAAACAAGCGGTTTGGCAGCATCATGAAAGAATGGACGGCACAGGCTATCCACTGGGGACCGGCGGTGAAAAAATCGGTCTGTTTGGCCGCATCATTGCAGTGGCTGATCTCTATGACGCTTTGACATCAGACCGGGTGTATCGCCGGAGAATGACTCCTTTTGAAGCCATGGACCTGTTGATGCAGGAACGGTTCAATAAGGTGGACACACATATTTGTACCGTGTTTTTGGATCAAATGCGCAATTTTTTTATAGGAAATCAAGTGAAACTAACCGACGGCCGCGAAGCGGAAATTGTCTTTATGCCGCCGGAAGCCACCCGGCCGCTTGTCAAAACACAGGACGGGGCATTTATTGACCTGAGCCGGAGGCGAGAGTTGGATATTGTGGAATTGCTCGTATTTGCCAGCTAA
- a CDS encoding CBO0543 family protein, with protein sequence MWTLSIFRIIMVTGFFLSALKWGDWRHWEKYYPSMLFVMVVNLTFGYVAYNHPLWIFNQDAIVKNETIVEFVNTYLALSLTTLIYLSQFPRNGLLPKFFYILWWVFIYGSLEFIDSKITGGISYGNGWSWIHSVLFDCVMFPTIRIHYLSPFWGWVISIISAIFILIVYDFRLADMK encoded by the coding sequence ATGTGGACTCTCAGCATCTTTCGTATCATAATGGTAACGGGATTTTTCCTGTCGGCCTTGAAATGGGGCGATTGGAGGCACTGGGAAAAGTACTACCCTTCCATGCTGTTTGTTATGGTTGTGAATTTAACGTTTGGCTATGTGGCCTATAATCATCCCCTTTGGATTTTTAACCAGGATGCCATTGTAAAAAACGAGACCATTGTAGAATTTGTCAATACCTATCTGGCCTTGTCGCTCACAACTTTAATCTATCTGTCCCAGTTCCCCCGGAACGGCCTTCTTCCGAAATTCTTCTATATATTGTGGTGGGTCTTTATCTATGGCTCCCTGGAATTCATCGACTCCAAAATCACGGGAGGCATATCCTATGGCAACGGATGGTCCTGGATCCACTCCGTGCTATTCGACTGCGTCATGTTCCCCACCATCCGCATCCACTATCTCAGTCCGTTTTGGGGATGGGTGATTTCTATTATCTCGGCGATTTTTATTTTAATTGTGTATGATTTCCGGCTAGCGGACATGAAATAA